The sequence CGGAGGACCTCACCGGTACGCGTCCGGGTCCCCCGGGTCAGCCGTTGACCATCAACGGCACCCTCTTCCTGCTCGATGTTTCGAAGATCGACGGAGCCGACAGCAGCTTCACCGCTGACGTGTTCCTGATGCTGAGCTGGAAGGACGAGCGGCTGGCCTCGGAAGCCGAGGGGATACGCCGGAAATCGCTCTCGAGCATCTGGAGCCCGCAGGTCCAGGTTCTCAACCAGCGGCGGATCTGGAAGACCTTTCCCGATACCGCCGACATTTCGGCGGACGGCACGGTCATTCACCGGCAACGCTATTTCGGCAGGTTCGCCGCGCCTCTCGACCTCCGGGATTTCCCGATCGACCGTCAGCAACTCGAGATACAGGTCGTGATTCCCGGATACGGCCCAGACGAGATCCATTTCGTGCCAACCACCCACGACCTCGGCACCGGTCGATCGCCCGATATGACGATCCCAGACTGGTCGATCGGCTCGTTCGAGGTTCGCTCCGAGCCGTATTCGGCGGTGCCGGGGGGTCGGGAGCTCGCAGCGCTCAGGGGCACATTCGAAGCGCGCAGATATCTCGGCTTCTACATCGGCAAGGCACTCGTGTCAGTGGCCATCATCGTCTTCATGTCGTGGGTCGTCTTCTGGGTGTCGCCGACCCAAGTCGGGCCCCGCCTCAGCGTCTCGGTGACCTCCATGCTCACCCTGATCGCCTACCGCTTTCTCCTCGGGCAATCGCTTCCACCCGTTTCCTATCTCACGCGGCTCGACTACTTCCTTCTCGCTTCGACGATTCTCGTCTTCATCGCTCTGATACAGGTGGCTTTGACCAGCAGCATGGAAGAGGGGCGAGGTGCGAGGGTCAACCGGTTTTCACGTTGGATTTTTCCGGTCGCATTCCTTCTGATTTTCGCAGTCTCGTTCCTGGTGACCTAGGAGCCTATCCGAGTACATCTCGAAGAATCGCTAGACGCGTCCCAGATCCTTCGCATTTCGGCGCGAGGTCCTGCTACCTTACTGCCGGGAAAGAATGTCTGATCGTCTGGGGGGTCCCATGAAACGGCTGTTTGCCCTGTTCGTCGTATGTTCGTTGATCGTCCCGTTCGTCGCGGCTGAGGACGAGGAGCCCGGCACCGGTATGACCGCCAAGGCTTTCAAGGGCCTGGAGCTCCGCAGTATCGGTCCGGCTTTGATGTCGGGTCGGATCGCGGACATCGCCGTCCACCCGACCGACTTCAGCACCTGGTACGTGGCTGTCGGCTCGGGCGGAGTCTGGAAGACGAACAACGCCGGTACGACCTGGGAGGCGATATTCGACGGTGAGGCATCGTACTCGATCGGTTGCGTGGCCCTCGATCCGACGAACCCGGAAACCGTTTGGGTCGGAACCGGCGAAAACGTCGGCGGCCGCCACGTCGGGTTCGGTGACGGCGTTTACAGAAGCATGGACGGCGGCAAGAGCTGGAAGAATATGGGACTTGCCGACTCCCAGCACATCTCCGAGATCATCGTCGATCCAGAGGACTCGAACACGGTCTACGTCGCCTCCCAGGGACCCCTGTGGTCAGCCGGGGGGGAACGCGGGCTCTTCAAGACCAGCGACGGCGGGAATACCTGGGAAAACGTCCTGTCGGACGGTGAGTGGACGGGAGTCACGGATGTCGTGATGGACCCGCGCGACCCGCAGGTGCTGTATGCGGCCACTTGGCAACACCACCGGACGGTGGCGGCCGTGATCGACGGTGGCCCGGAGTCGGGAATCTATCGCACCGATGATGGCGGCACCGCATGGACGAAACTCACCAAGGGTCTGCCCAAGGGCAACATGGGCAAGATCGGCCTTGCCATCTCACCGCAGAAGCCGGATGTCATCTATGCCGTCATCGAGCTCGACAATCGCAAGGGGGGCACCTGGCGGTCGTCCGACCGCGGCGCGAGCTGGGAGAAGCGCTCCGACGCCGTTTCGGGCGGCACAGGCCCGCACTACTACCAGGAGCTCGAGGCAAGCCCACACGCATTTGACCGTATCTACATCATCGACGTGCGTATGCAGGTGTCAGACGACGGCGGCAGGACATTCCGCCGAGTCAAAGAGGTGGCGAAGCACTCGGACAACCACGCTCTGGCCTTCCGGCCAGACGATCCCGACTGGCTGCTGGCCGGCACGGATGGAGGGCTCTACGAGAGTTTCGATCTCGCCGAGAGCTGGCGATTCATCGCCAATCTGCCGGTGACCCAGTTCTACAAGCTGGCCCTCGACGACTCGGAACCCTTTTACAACGTCTACGGCGGCACGCAGGATAACAACTCCCAAGGGGGACCGACACGGACCGCCAGCGTCAACGGCATCACCAATGCCGACTGGTTCATCACCCTCTTCGCGGACGGCCATCAACCGGCGGTCGAGCCGGGAAATCCCGACATCGTCTACTCGGAATGGCAACAGGGCAATCTGGTGCGCACAGATCGAACCACCGGTGGCATCGTCTACATCCAGCCCCAGCCCGAACCTGGCGACCCGCCCGAGCGCTTCAACTGGGACGCGCCGATTCTGATCAGCCCGCACTCCCCGACCAGGCTCTACTACGCCTCGCAGCGGGTGTGGCGATCGGATAACCGGGGAGACAGCTGGGTTCCGGTGAGCCCCGACCTGACGAAGAACCAGGACCGCATCCTGTTGCCCGTGATGGGCCGTCAATGGAGTTCGACCGCGCCCTGGGACCTTTCCGCCATGTCGAACTACAACACAATCACCTCTCTCGCCGAATCACCGGTCGAGGAGGGCCTGTTGTGGGCCGGAACAGACGACGGGCTGCTACAGCTCAGCGCGAATGGCGGCGAAAGCTGGCAAGCGATCCCGGTCGGAGACCTCCCGGGAATCCCGGACACCGCATTCGTCAACGACATCAAGGCCGATCTCTTCGATGCCGACACCGTGTACGTCTGTCTGGACAATCACAAGTACGGAGACTTCAAACCC is a genomic window of Acidobacteriota bacterium containing:
- a CDS encoding glycosyl hydrolase — protein: MKRLFALFVVCSLIVPFVAAEDEEPGTGMTAKAFKGLELRSIGPALMSGRIADIAVHPTDFSTWYVAVGSGGVWKTNNAGTTWEAIFDGEASYSIGCVALDPTNPETVWVGTGENVGGRHVGFGDGVYRSMDGGKSWKNMGLADSQHISEIIVDPEDSNTVYVASQGPLWSAGGERGLFKTSDGGNTWENVLSDGEWTGVTDVVMDPRDPQVLYAATWQHHRTVAAVIDGGPESGIYRTDDGGTAWTKLTKGLPKGNMGKIGLAISPQKPDVIYAVIELDNRKGGTWRSSDRGASWEKRSDAVSGGTGPHYYQELEASPHAFDRIYIIDVRMQVSDDGGRTFRRVKEVAKHSDNHALAFRPDDPDWLLAGTDGGLYESFDLAESWRFIANLPVTQFYKLALDDSEPFYNVYGGTQDNNSQGGPTRTASVNGITNADWFITLFADGHQPAVEPGNPDIVYSEWQQGNLVRTDRTTGGIVYIQPQPEPGDPPERFNWDAPILISPHSPTRLYYASQRVWRSDNRGDSWVPVSPDLTKNQDRILLPVMGRQWSSTAPWDLSAMSNYNTITSLAESPVEEGLLWAGTDDGLLQLSANGGESWQAIPVGDLPGIPDTAFVNDIKADLFDADTVYVCLDNHKYGDFKPYLMKSTNRGRSWSSIAGDLPDRHLVWRLVQDHVKPDLLFAATEFGLFFTVNGGSNWIGLSGGVPTISFRDLAIQRRENDLVGASFGRGFYVLDDYTALRDVSEESMRKEATLFPVRKTPWYIQRRPLGDSGRASQGASYFVADNPPFGAVFTYHLADGLKSLEDQRRDGEKKLEKDWKDTPYVGFEALEKERRQPKPAILLTIRDANGNVVRTLSGPIKAGFHRVAWDLTYPTTAAIQRGRNISEEEESEGRDSGFMAPPGIYTVTLSKRADGQITNLSEPMSFEVVRYFEGVLDGMTPSATAEFMQRVAELQRSVTAANASLRQAFEKVDLLEQALARSKVDPGALDIELASLRQRLFELDEMLSGNRSRRSIGEPRPPTVSGRLRVAAMTDGQSDYGPTMTHQRAFEIARDEYATIEPQLRQVLEVDIPAVEARMEAAGVPWTPGRSLPTIH